The Echeneis naucrates chromosome 8, fEcheNa1.1, whole genome shotgun sequence genome has a window encoding:
- the LOC115047595 gene encoding linker for activation of T-cells family member 1-like yields the protein MDPSWFLLVLSAAILVSLVLLVLVCVDCWNKGPMVSIRETNVSEEYMHSTEFRVVHPSHPPVDRHLLRSPPNLLPPQRVPSSVADPGAQWRHRSFTPTETDSNPSYENPVEGPPYENPDCRDSDIEDPGYIIVIPDGPAIPPSHPSRASTPSSDLPNEYVNLQEQNQEADEEREYLNVDPSKPPIHLISPALACSRRSSREEAPSLKDATSDSAHSESDDDYEGNYVNQPKMI from the exons ATGGACCCTTCCTGGTTCCTCCTGGTCCTGTCGGCCGCCATCCTGGTCTCcctggtcctgctggtcctggtctgtgtcGACTGCTGGAATAAAGGCCCCATGG TGTCCATCAGAGAGACCAACGTCTCAGAGGAATACATGCA TTCCACTGAATTCAGAGTCGTCCATCCAT CGCACCCACCTGTTGACCGGCACCTCCTCCGTTCACCCCCCAACCTGTTGCCCCCACAGAGAGTCCC CTCGTCTGTAGCCGATCCTGGAGCTCAGTGGAGACACCGATCCTTCACCCCGACAGAAACTG ACAGTAATCCCAGCTATGAGAATCCAGTGGAAG GACCTCCGTACGAGAACCCCGACTGTCGTGACAGTGACATCGAAGATCCTGGATACAT AATCGTGATTCCTGACGGACCAGCTATTCCTCCATCCCATCCAAGCCGAGCCTCAACGCCTAGTTCAG ACCTTCCAAACGAATACGTGAACCTTCAAG AGCAAAATCAAGAAGCAGATGAAGAGCGAGAATATCTTAACGTGGACCCGAGCAAGCCCCCAA TTCACCTGATAAGCCCCGCCCTCGCTTGTTCTCGCCGGTCCAGCCGCGAGGAGGCGCCGTCTCTGAAAG ACGCCACATCAGACTCGGCTCATAGTGAAAGTGATGACGACTACGAGGGGAACTACGTCAACCAGCCGAAG aTGATCTGA